A region of Nostoc sp. 'Peltigera membranacea cyanobiont' N6 DNA encodes the following proteins:
- a CDS encoding ATP-binding protein: MNTQNKPKSLQDIIKQRQQSNFVGREDQINRFSQNLALPLEDNRHCFLFNVCGQGGVGKTTLLRQFRKIADEAKMISAYIDETEKTIPEVMGRIAEELEQQGYRLTQFSDRYKVYCQKCQELETDPDAPQGFSAFVGKTMVKTGVRLARRVPVGGAVFDFVDGDALANQAGEWASYVAKKITNKDEVHLVKQPEEVLTPLFLQDISKIADKIPVLLFFDTSERTGEFLDNWLREILEGRHGEVSLNILITIASRQELDKNDWASYEGSIIRLHLEPFTEEEAQQYLTRKGITDKHIIEVILNLSGNLPLLIEMLADAHPNDPNQLIEPSSSAVKSFLRWIDDPKRRQVVLDAAIPRCLNRDIIAQLRTEEEADELFTWLKETSFVNEHSNGWVYHDVVKTQMLCHKRLSSPQGWAEIHNKLAKYYDNLRNDLQLEEDNKQRDPSWQSYTLNVLYHKLCQSPQRNLLVALKEFLALLKNQPIFAQEYAKTMLQAGKDGDSAEVKYWGKQLANGLKAYEEKRYEDAIYNRALVYLAVNQPDKARTVLVPAIKLSTEHCKKNAKDWRNAFNLALYYLAAKYTQQADHFYRYILSNGASSESIGEAIQDLNDFLTVLPDHKEATSILHLLQFSLTKSCNFQPTLQKTQESQQQTANQFPLS; the protein is encoded by the coding sequence ATGAATACGCAAAACAAGCCTAAAAGTTTACAAGATATTATTAAGCAACGTCAACAATCAAATTTTGTGGGACGTGAAGACCAAATAAACCGATTTAGCCAAAATTTAGCATTACCCCTAGAAGACAATCGCCATTGTTTTCTGTTTAATGTTTGTGGTCAAGGCGGAGTTGGTAAAACTACCTTGCTGCGGCAGTTTCGTAAAATTGCTGACGAAGCAAAAATGATTTCAGCTTACATTGATGAAACTGAAAAAACTATACCAGAAGTCATGGGGCGTATAGCTGAAGAGTTAGAACAGCAAGGTTACAGACTAACGCAATTTAGCGATCGCTACAAAGTTTACTGCCAAAAGTGCCAAGAGTTAGAAACAGATCCAGATGCTCCTCAAGGTTTTTCCGCTTTTGTCGGGAAAACTATGGTAAAAACTGGTGTGCGTCTAGCGCGTCGAGTTCCCGTTGGTGGTGCTGTATTTGATTTTGTAGATGGGGATGCTTTGGCTAACCAAGCTGGAGAATGGGCATCTTATGTTGCTAAGAAAATAACCAATAAAGATGAGGTACATTTAGTTAAACAACCTGAAGAAGTTCTGACCCCGCTATTTTTGCAAGATATTTCTAAAATTGCTGATAAAATTCCTGTTCTTCTGTTTTTCGATACCTCAGAACGCACCGGAGAATTTCTAGATAACTGGCTGCGAGAGATTCTGGAGGGTCGCCACGGTGAAGTATCTCTCAATATATTGATAACTATTGCCAGTCGGCAAGAATTAGATAAAAATGACTGGGCATCCTACGAAGGATCGATAATTCGTTTGCATCTGGAACCCTTTACAGAAGAAGAAGCCCAACAATATCTAACTCGCAAAGGCATTACAGACAAGCACATTATTGAAGTGATTTTAAATCTTTCTGGAAACTTACCCCTGCTAATAGAAATGCTAGCAGATGCTCATCCCAATGACCCCAACCAACTAATTGAGCCTAGCAGCAGTGCTGTAAAAAGCTTTTTAAGATGGATTGACGATCCCAAACGGCGACAAGTGGTGCTTGATGCTGCCATTCCTCGGTGCTTGAACCGGGATATTATCGCCCAGTTAAGAACAGAAGAAGAAGCTGATGAGCTATTTACTTGGCTCAAAGAAACATCCTTTGTCAACGAACATAGCAACGGCTGGGTTTATCATGATGTCGTCAAAACCCAAATGTTATGCCACAAACGCCTTTCATCGCCACAAGGTTGGGCTGAGATACATAATAAGTTGGCAAAATATTATGACAACCTACGGAATGATTTGCAATTAGAGGAAGATAACAAACAGCGCGATCCTAGCTGGCAAAGTTACACATTAAACGTGTTGTACCATAAGTTATGTCAGTCACCGCAAAGAAATTTACTTGTAGCTCTTAAGGAATTTCTGGCTCTACTCAAAAATCAACCCATTTTTGCCCAAGAATATGCAAAAACAATGCTTCAAGCTGGTAAAGATGGCGATTCTGCTGAAGTTAAGTATTGGGGTAAGCAATTAGCAAATGGGTTAAAAGCTTATGAGGAAAAACGTTATGAAGATGCTATATATAATCGCGCTTTAGTATACTTAGCTGTTAACCAACCAGACAAAGCACGAACTGTACTAGTGCCTGCCATCAAGCTTAGTACGGAGCATTGCAAAAAAAATGCTAAAGACTGGCGTAATGCCTTTAATTTAGCCCTTTACTATTTGGCTGCTAAATACACTCAACAAGCAGACCACTTCTATCGCTATATCTTATCAAACGGTGCTTCCTCAGAATCTATTGGTGAAGCTATCCAAGACCTAAATGACTTTTTAACTGTCTTGCCTGACCATAAGGAAGCTACATCCATCCTACACTTATTGCAGTTTTCTCTAACTAAGTCATGTAATTTTCAACCTACCCTCCAGAAAACCCAAGAGTCTCAACAACAAACTGCTAATCAATTCCCTCTCTCATAA
- a CDS encoding Dps family protein produces MSETQTLLRNFGHVYDNPVLLDRSVTAPVTEGFNVILASFQALYLQYQKHHFVVEGSEFYSLHEFFNESYNQVQDHVHEIGERLDGLGGVPVATFSKLAELTCFEQESEGVYSSRQMVENDLAAEQAIIGVIRRQAAQAESLGDRGTRYLYEKILLKTEERAYHLSHFLAKDSLTLGFVQAAQS; encoded by the coding sequence ATGTCAGAAACGCAAACTTTGTTACGGAATTTTGGTCATGTATATGACAATCCAGTGTTGCTGGATCGCAGCGTAACTGCTCCAGTCACAGAAGGATTCAACGTTATATTAGCTAGTTTCCAAGCACTATACTTGCAGTACCAAAAACATCATTTTGTAGTTGAAGGCTCAGAATTTTACTCTCTGCATGAGTTTTTTAACGAAAGCTACAACCAAGTACAAGACCACGTTCATGAAATTGGAGAACGTTTGGATGGACTAGGTGGCGTGCCAGTAGCTACCTTTAGCAAATTAGCAGAATTAACCTGTTTTGAGCAAGAGTCTGAAGGCGTATATTCCTCTCGCCAAATGGTGGAAAATGACCTAGCTGCCGAACAAGCAATCATTGGCGTAATTCGTCGTCAAGCGGCTCAAGCAGAGAGTTTAGGCGATCGAGGTACACGCTATCTGTACGAAAAGATTTTGTTGAAAACTGAAGAACGCGCTTATCATCTGTCTCACTTCCTCGCTAAAGACAGCTTAACTTTAGGGTTTGTCCAAGCTGCTCAAAGCTAA
- a CDS encoding phosphonate ABC transporter ATP-binding protein: MNDYVIECHNLETAYAPSLNRPILNGINCQIKRGEFVVLLGLNGAGKSTLLRSLVGLVPSVRGELLVNNVEMNPRTLPKIRRDVGMLFQGGGLIRQLSALENVLCGCLGKRTTWQTLLGFSKRDRMLALNLLEQLGLGELAFQKTSQLSGGQQQRVAIARTLIQSPQILLVDEPITGLDVVASQQVMETLSELHTQQGMTIVAVLHDLGIAEKYAGQAIVLDAGRVVYQGLCDNLQAQFAKVSA; encoded by the coding sequence ATGAATGATTATGTTATTGAGTGTCATAACCTAGAGACAGCTTATGCTCCATCTCTTAATCGTCCTATTCTGAATGGGATTAATTGCCAGATTAAACGCGGTGAATTTGTCGTTTTGCTGGGGCTAAATGGTGCTGGTAAATCTACATTACTACGATCGCTAGTTGGACTAGTGCCATCAGTGAGAGGAGAATTGCTCGTCAATAATGTTGAGATGAATCCCCGAACACTGCCAAAAATTCGGCGAGATGTTGGGATGTTATTTCAAGGTGGCGGATTGATTCGGCAGTTATCAGCACTGGAAAACGTCTTGTGCGGATGCCTTGGTAAAAGAACAACTTGGCAAACATTGTTGGGATTTTCCAAACGCGATCGCATGTTGGCACTAAATTTATTAGAACAGTTAGGACTCGGAGAGTTAGCTTTTCAAAAAACCAGTCAATTAAGCGGCGGACAGCAACAACGAGTAGCGATCGCTCGGACTTTAATTCAATCACCGCAAATTCTCTTAGTTGATGAACCCATCACTGGTTTAGATGTTGTCGCATCGCAACAAGTCATGGAAACTCTATCTGAATTGCACACTCAGCAAGGTATGACTATTGTTGCAGTTTTGCACGATTTGGGAATCGCAGAAAAATATGCAGGGCAAGCGATCGTCTTAGATGCTGGACGCGTCGTTTACCAAGGACTTTGTGACAACTTACAAGCTCAATTTGCTAAAGTTTCCGCTTGA
- a CDS encoding ribbon-helix-helix protein, CopG family, giving the protein MSNLSVELPDSLYKSLQELAKQDGISINQFVATAVAEKIAALTTEIYLGELAKRGSREKYDAVLAKVPDIEPESYDRLPTS; this is encoded by the coding sequence ATGAGCAACCTTAGCGTCGAGCTTCCTGACTCTTTGTACAAAAGTTTGCAGGAACTTGCCAAACAAGACGGCATTTCTATCAATCAGTTTGTGGCGACAGCAGTTGCGGAAAAAATCGCTGCACTAACAACTGAAATTTATCTAGGGGAGTTAGCAAAGCGAGGCAGTCGAGAAAAATACGACGCAGTTTTAGCGAAAGTACCAGATATTGAACCGGAATCTTACGATCGCTTACCTACATCTTAA
- a CDS encoding Asr1405/Asl0597 family protein produces the protein MKSFSSDIESNHLVEVNWADRWQVYQRLKELDIPCSCTANQPLKVEIGSPMTVVQLWSVIRRLTASRQDQIWTLECCWKNR, from the coding sequence TTGAAATCGTTTAGTTCAGACATAGAAAGCAACCACCTTGTAGAGGTAAATTGGGCAGATCGCTGGCAAGTCTATCAACGCCTAAAGGAGTTAGACATTCCCTGTAGTTGTACAGCTAACCAGCCATTGAAAGTTGAAATTGGCTCTCCGATGACAGTTGTTCAACTGTGGAGTGTGATCCGGCGATTAACAGCCTCCCGTCAAGACCAGATTTGGACTCTTGAGTGCTGTTGGAAAAATCGCTAA
- the phnE gene encoding phosphonate ABC transporter, permease protein PhnE, with the protein MSYFFKSKRLRFYSWLSSLLISLIVVVVYGWALRGLKLDFELLSSSWPYITDFITRLFPPDWKVLDIAVKALIETVQMSLWGTTIGAILSVPIAIASASNIAPGWLRSLANLLQNTVRSVPSIILGLIFVAATGLGAPAGTFALGIYTIGYLAKFYQQAIEAVDPRSLESLQVIGASKLQIAQYGILPQVLPLGLGYTFWMFEYNIRAASVLGVVGAGGIGFQLKSYIDGFEYTKATTMMLVLLVVVTVIDAFSSQLRHRLDSM; encoded by the coding sequence ATGAGTTACTTTTTTAAGTCAAAACGCTTACGCTTCTACTCTTGGCTGAGTTCTCTACTCATCTCATTAATTGTTGTGGTAGTTTATGGTTGGGCTTTGCGAGGACTCAAACTCGATTTTGAACTGCTAAGTTCTAGCTGGCCATACATCACCGATTTTATTACCCGATTATTTCCTCCCGATTGGAAAGTTTTAGATATTGCAGTTAAGGCACTAATTGAAACTGTACAAATGTCTTTATGGGGAACTACCATTGGGGCAATTCTTTCTGTACCGATTGCTATAGCTAGCGCCAGCAATATTGCGCCTGGGTGGTTGCGATCGCTAGCTAATTTACTGCAAAATACTGTACGTTCCGTCCCCTCAATTATTCTGGGGCTAATTTTTGTTGCCGCCACTGGGTTAGGCGCACCAGCAGGAACTTTCGCTTTGGGAATCTACACCATCGGCTACCTTGCCAAATTTTATCAACAGGCAATTGAAGCCGTTGATCCGCGTTCTCTTGAATCCTTGCAAGTTATCGGAGCCTCCAAGCTACAGATTGCTCAATACGGCATTCTCCCGCAAGTGCTACCTCTGGGATTGGGTTACACCTTTTGGATGTTTGAGTACAACATTCGTGCTGCTTCTGTCTTGGGTGTAGTTGGTGCAGGTGGTATTGGCTTTCAGTTAAAAAGTTACATCGACGGGTTCGAGTACACCAAAGCAACAACTATGATGTTAGTGCTTTTGGTAGTCGTCACAGTAATTGATGCTTTTAGTAGCCAATTACGTCATCGGCTCGATTCTATGTAG
- a CDS encoding tetratricopeptide repeat protein, giving the protein MNPQNKPKNLQDIIKQRQQLGFVGREDQTNQFRQNLGLHVEDTRRHFLYNIWGEGGVGKSTLVRQFRKIAEEAKNITAYIDEAEKTVPEVMGRLAEELERQGHKLPQFTERYKVYRQKRQELETDPDAPQGFSAFVGKTVIKTGVRLARQVPVGGAVFDFVDEDALATQAGEWASYVTKKITNKDEVLLIQEPVEVLTPLFLQDIFKICEKTAIALFFDTYERTGEFLDNWLREILEGRHGQVSFNILITIAGRQELDKNLWTGNEGLIVSFPLEPFTQEEAQKYLTCKGITNSQHVEEILRLSGNLPLLVGMLTDAYQNNPNQIIEPSSSAVERFLKWIDEPKRRQVALDAAIARSLNRDIVAQLRGEQEADELFTWLKEISFVNERTDGWAYHDVVKMLMLRHKRLSSPQGWAEIHGKLANYYDTLRNDLQLEEEKKQRDPSWQSHTLNVLYHSLCQSPQRSLSLALNEFLVALKNQRKFAQEWAEMMLQAGKDADSAEVKRWGEQLTNGLKAYEEDRYQVTVEMFTAVLQNPSIQIQWQSIALGWRGETYRSMERYTEALQDFNRAIELDPKDAWAIALRGDTYRSMKQYTEALQDFNRAIEFDPKDAWAIASRGLTHSLMGSHAKALQDLDRAIEINPKLDWAIANRGEIYQLIKRDEEALQDFDRAIELNPKFAWAIANRGETYLMLKRYNEALADLSHAIDLKSNYGWSLYNRALTYLVLNQPDKARSDLALAIKLAKERYEKDAKNSRNAFNLAIYYLAANYTQPAEQLYQRTLSQGASLERIRIAIHDLNNFLTIFPNHVQAKSMRQLLQSSLT; this is encoded by the coding sequence ATGAACCCACAAAACAAGCCCAAGAACCTACAAGATATTATTAAGCAACGTCAGCAACTAGGTTTTGTGGGTCGTGAAGACCAAACCAATCAATTTCGCCAAAATTTGGGATTGCATGTAGAAGACACTCGCCGTCATTTTTTGTATAATATTTGGGGTGAAGGCGGGGTTGGTAAAAGCACACTTGTACGACAGTTTCGCAAAATTGCTGAAGAAGCAAAAAATATTACGGCTTATATAGATGAAGCCGAAAAAACTGTACCAGAAGTCATGGGTCGTCTAGCTGAGGAGTTAGAACGGCAAGGTCATAAATTGCCGCAGTTTACAGAACGCTACAAAGTTTACCGTCAGAAGCGCCAAGAATTAGAAACCGATCCAGATGCTCCTCAAGGTTTTTCGGCTTTTGTAGGCAAAACTGTAATTAAAACTGGTGTGCGTCTGGCGCGTCAAGTTCCCGTTGGCGGTGCTGTATTTGACTTTGTAGATGAGGATGCTTTAGCTACCCAAGCCGGAGAATGGGCATCTTATGTTACTAAGAAAATCACAAATAAAGACGAAGTGCTATTAATTCAAGAACCTGTGGAAGTCTTGACCCCACTATTTTTACAAGATATTTTTAAAATTTGTGAGAAAACTGCTATAGCCCTGTTTTTTGATACTTATGAACGCACCGGGGAATTCTTAGATAACTGGTTACGAGAAATTCTAGAGGGTCGCCACGGTCAAGTATCTTTCAATATATTGATAACTATTGCTGGTCGGCAGGAATTAGATAAAAATCTTTGGACAGGCAACGAGGGGTTAATAGTTAGTTTTCCTCTAGAACCTTTTACACAAGAAGAAGCCCAAAAATATCTAACTTGCAAAGGCATCACTAACAGTCAGCATGTTGAAGAGATTTTACGCCTTTCTGGAAACTTGCCCTTGCTAGTGGGAATGCTAACAGACGCTTATCAAAATAACCCTAACCAAATAATTGAGCCTAGCAGCAGTGCTGTAGAACGCTTTTTAAAATGGATTGATGAACCCAAACGACGACAAGTAGCTCTTGATGCTGCCATTGCTCGGAGCTTGAATCGGGATATTGTCGCTCAGTTGAGAGGAGAACAAGAAGCCGATGAGCTATTTACTTGGCTAAAAGAAATATCCTTTGTCAACGAACGTACTGACGGCTGGGCTTATCACGATGTCGTCAAAATGCTAATGTTACGCCACAAGCGCCTATCATCACCGCAGGGTTGGGCTGAGATACATGGCAAGCTAGCAAATTACTACGACACCCTGCGGAACGATTTGCAATTAGAAGAAGAGAAGAAACAGCGCGATCCTAGCTGGCAAAGTCACACTTTAAATGTGTTGTACCACAGCTTATGTCAGTCACCGCAAAGGAGTTTATCTCTAGCTCTCAATGAATTTCTCGTTGCACTCAAAAATCAACGTAAGTTTGCCCAAGAATGGGCAGAAATGATGCTTCAGGCTGGTAAAGATGCTGATTCTGCTGAAGTTAAGCGTTGGGGTGAACAACTAACTAATGGTTTAAAAGCTTATGAAGAAGACCGTTATCAAGTCACGGTTGAAATGTTTACCGCAGTATTACAGAATCCCAGCATTCAGATACAATGGCAATCTATTGCTCTAGGTTGGCGCGGTGAAACTTACCGCTCAATGGAGCGATACACAGAAGCTCTACAAGACTTTAACCGCGCTATTGAACTTGACCCCAAAGATGCCTGGGCGATCGCACTTCGCGGTGATACTTACCGCTCAATGAAGCAATACACGGAAGCTCTACAAGACTTTAACCGCGCCATTGAATTTGACCCCAAAGATGCCTGGGCGATCGCCAGTCGCGGTCTAACTCACTCCTTAATGGGGAGTCACGCAAAAGCCCTACAAGATTTAGACCGCGCTATTGAAATTAACCCCAAACTTGACTGGGCGATTGCAAATCGCGGTGAAATTTACCAATTAATAAAGCGTGACGAGGAAGCTCTACAAGATTTTGACCGCGCGATTGAACTTAATCCCAAATTTGCCTGGGCGATCGCAAATCGGGGTGAGACTTATCTGATGCTGAAGCGGTACAATGAAGCTCTTGCAGATTTGAGTCATGCTATCGACTTAAAATCCAACTATGGTTGGTCTTTGTATAATCGTGCTTTAACTTACCTAGTCCTTAACCAACCAGACAAAGCGCGATCTGATCTAGCGCTTGCCATAAAGCTTGCTAAAGAGCGTTATGAAAAAGATGCTAAAAACTCGCGTAATGCCTTTAATTTAGCTATTTACTATTTGGCTGCTAATTATACTCAACCAGCAGAGCAATTATATCAGCGTACCTTATCTCAAGGTGCTTCCTTAGAGCGTATCCGTATAGCTATTCATGACCTAAATAACTTTTTAACTATCTTCCCTAATCATGTGCAAGCTAAATCTATGCGACAGTTGTTGCAGTCTTCTCTAACTTAG
- a CDS encoding (2Fe-2S) ferredoxin domain-containing protein, translating into MGASHSMEGSEFCLEGRFINFVIKDGYKLKGLILGTHEGESYIKLAKHLRAAFDLRLPPGTWLQVVGYKKHDLKDGTVTLKAERVMAARSEMGRVETIAPFQEPPSIDNVKVKPAKAKATILVCQKSDCMKRGGKAVCQALEAALSDRGLEDQVTIKGTGCMKNCKAGPNLVMPDKTRHSRIQATQVPALMDKHFGDKSLEAQPENLREVAISNGKLWGNNS; encoded by the coding sequence ATGGGTGCGTCTCACAGTATGGAAGGATCGGAATTTTGTCTTGAGGGCAGATTTATAAATTTTGTTATTAAAGATGGCTATAAGCTTAAAGGCTTAATACTGGGGACTCATGAGGGTGAGTCTTACATTAAACTAGCTAAACATTTACGGGCTGCTTTTGACTTGCGCTTACCACCAGGGACTTGGCTGCAAGTTGTTGGTTATAAAAAACATGATTTGAAAGATGGCACTGTCACACTGAAAGCTGAACGGGTGATGGCGGCGCGTTCTGAGATGGGGAGAGTTGAAACGATCGCACCATTCCAAGAACCCCCATCTATTGATAATGTCAAGGTAAAGCCAGCTAAGGCTAAAGCCACGATTTTGGTGTGTCAAAAGTCTGATTGTATGAAACGCGGTGGTAAAGCAGTTTGTCAGGCGTTGGAGGCAGCTTTAAGCGATCGCGGTTTAGAAGACCAAGTTACAATCAAGGGCACTGGTTGTATGAAAAATTGTAAAGCTGGGCCAAACCTAGTTATGCCAGATAAAACACGCCATAGCCGAATTCAAGCTACACAAGTTCCGGCATTGATGGATAAGCATTTTGGTGACAAGAGTTTAGAAGCACAGCCAGAGAATTTAAGGGAAGTGGCAATATCTAATGGCAAACTTTGGGGGAATAATTCATAA